The Nitrosomonas communis genome has a segment encoding these proteins:
- a CDS encoding Do family serine endopeptidase, with amino-acid sequence MNKLWLIFAQSVTVLLAIFFIVSTLRPELLPWTPRGKLATVKEAMSVETAPRPGSFYAAAEIAMPSVVNIFTSKEVRMPSHPLLDDPMFQRFFGERFESRPRRASSLGSGVIVSPEGYILTNHHVVEAASEIQVALVDGRNAKARIIGSDRESDLAVLKIDLDNLPSITFGQSEQARVGDIVLAIGNPFGVGQTVTMGIIGALGRSQVGINTFENFIQTDAAINPGNSGGALTDTAGNLIGINTAIYSRTGGSLGIGFAIPANAAKQIMEQIIETGNVIRGWLGVSMQDITPELAESFRLKKAGGALIAGVLKNGPADEAGIKPGDILLAMDGKTVADSSEMLNLVAALSPGKTVTLTILRNSSERSVKVKVGKRPT; translated from the coding sequence ATGAATAAACTTTGGTTAATTTTTGCACAATCGGTCACGGTACTGCTGGCGATTTTTTTTATCGTTTCCACGCTCCGGCCTGAGTTATTGCCCTGGACGCCACGTGGCAAGTTGGCGACGGTCAAAGAAGCTATGTCCGTTGAAACGGCACCCCGGCCTGGTAGCTTTTATGCTGCCGCAGAAATTGCGATGCCGTCGGTTGTTAATATTTTTACGAGCAAGGAAGTCAGGATGCCATCACATCCGCTACTGGATGACCCGATGTTTCAGCGTTTTTTTGGCGAGCGTTTTGAGTCCAGACCAAGGCGCGCTTCCAGTCTTGGCTCAGGCGTGATTGTCAGTCCAGAAGGGTATATCCTGACGAATCATCATGTAGTGGAGGCAGCAAGTGAAATCCAGGTTGCCTTGGTGGATGGTAGAAATGCCAAAGCGCGCATCATTGGTTCTGATCGGGAAAGTGATTTAGCTGTACTAAAGATTGATCTGGATAATCTGCCCAGTATCACTTTTGGTCAATCCGAGCAAGCAAGAGTGGGTGACATTGTGCTCGCTATCGGTAATCCTTTTGGCGTTGGTCAGACCGTTACCATGGGAATTATCGGTGCATTAGGGCGATCCCAAGTAGGCATCAATACTTTTGAGAATTTTATTCAAACTGATGCAGCTATTAACCCAGGTAATTCAGGCGGTGCGCTGACTGATACGGCCGGTAATTTGATTGGAATCAATACGGCTATTTATTCTCGTACAGGTGGATCGCTCGGCATAGGCTTTGCTATTCCAGCAAATGCAGCTAAACAAATCATGGAGCAAATTATCGAAACCGGGAATGTGATACGTGGTTGGCTAGGTGTGAGTATGCAGGATATCACGCCTGAGCTGGCAGAGTCATTTAGGTTAAAAAAAGCTGGGGGCGCACTCATTGCCGGTGTGCTGAAAAATGGTCCAGCTGATGAAGCCGGGATAAAACCAGGAGATATCCTGCTTGCTATGGATGGAAAAACAGTGGCAGATTCCTCCGAAATGCTCAACCTGGTTGCAGCTTTAAGCCCGGGGAAAACAGTGACTTTAACGATATTACGTAATAGCTCGGAAAGGTCAGTTAAAGTTAAAGTGGGTAAACGTCCTACTTAA
- a CDS encoding Nif3-like dinuclear metal center hexameric protein, translating into MQQDELENYLNQLLDISRFQDYCPNGLQVEGRNQIHTIVSGVTASMDFLQAAVAMHADAVLVHHGYFWRGEDRTLRSIRHRRIALLMKHEISLFAYHLPLDAHPELGNNAQLGQKLHFATVGHFGEQNIASYGEVMRTLSLNELGEKISLVLVRQPLIIGEPTKQIRRIAWCTGAAQNYFEEAIQLDIDAFITGEISEQNVHTARESGVAFISAGHHATERFGVQALGEHIARQFGIKHHFIDLDNPV; encoded by the coding sequence ATGCAACAGGATGAACTTGAGAATTATCTGAACCAATTACTGGATATTTCACGTTTTCAAGATTATTGCCCAAATGGACTGCAAGTGGAAGGGCGCAATCAAATTCATACTATAGTAAGTGGCGTTACAGCATCAATGGATTTTCTGCAAGCGGCTGTAGCCATGCACGCTGACGCCGTCCTCGTGCACCATGGTTATTTTTGGCGTGGCGAAGACAGAACACTGCGCAGCATAAGGCATCGGCGCATCGCCTTATTGATGAAGCATGAAATAAGCCTTTTTGCCTATCATCTCCCCCTAGATGCTCATCCAGAATTAGGTAACAACGCTCAATTGGGACAAAAACTCCATTTTGCGACAGTCGGTCACTTTGGAGAACAAAACATTGCCTCATACGGCGAAGTTATGCGCACACTTTCTCTCAATGAGCTGGGTGAAAAAATATCATTGGTATTGGTACGTCAACCATTGATCATTGGCGAACCAACTAAGCAAATCCGCCGCATCGCCTGGTGCACCGGTGCCGCGCAGAACTATTTCGAAGAAGCTATCCAGTTGGATATTGATGCATTCATTACAGGTGAAATTTCCGAGCAAAATGTCCATACTGCACGAGAATCAGGAGTCGCATTTATTTCGGCAGGACACCACGCAACTGAACGTTTCGGTGTGCAAGCACTTGGAGAACATATTGCCCGGCAATTTGGCATCAAACATCACTTCATTGATCTAGATAACCCGGTATGA
- the mltA gene encoding murein transglycosylase A — translation MQSQSTLSILALLLLLLVACKTETIPPAHIPAKPSASSSTSKSPSAPIVPQVSPISPSTSQLKATDWSQLKEWEQDMLLPAWTAFLQSCNALNKQLLWRETCKKASMIKQPTDNTIKHFLKLHFTPHQVMNLDGSAEGLITGYYEPLLKGSRTPSQQYRYPLYAQPDELLIIELADVYPELKNLQLRGRLEGRKVVPYYTRAEIENESASLKGRELVWVNDQVELFFLQIQGSGRIILENGEILRVGYADQNGHPYQSIGKLLVQRGELPLENASMQGIKQWGQQNPDKLTQLLHQNSRYIFFRELPNNLSGPIGALGIPLTAGRSLAVDPRAIPQGAPVFLSTTWPNSNKPLNRLMVAQDAGSAIKGGVRADFFWGFGPEAASQAGKMKQKGKMWVLLPKNYSSQLQAQK, via the coding sequence ATGCAAAGCCAATCAACTTTATCTATTCTCGCATTGCTATTGTTGCTGCTGGTAGCCTGCAAAACAGAGACTATTCCGCCAGCACACATACCTGCCAAACCATCTGCTTCCTCAAGCACAAGCAAATCCCCGTCTGCTCCCATTGTACCCCAAGTATCCCCCATATCCCCTAGCACCAGTCAGCTAAAAGCCACTGATTGGTCTCAATTAAAAGAATGGGAACAAGACATGCTTTTGCCAGCGTGGACTGCTTTTTTACAAAGCTGCAATGCTTTAAATAAGCAACTATTGTGGCGGGAAACCTGCAAAAAAGCCAGCATGATCAAGCAACCCACTGATAACACCATTAAACATTTCCTTAAGCTCCATTTTACCCCCCATCAGGTAATGAACTTGGATGGTAGTGCTGAAGGATTAATTACCGGCTACTATGAACCACTGCTTAAAGGCAGCCGCACCCCATCACAGCAGTATCGTTACCCACTTTATGCGCAACCTGATGAACTTCTTATTATCGAATTAGCTGATGTTTATCCAGAACTTAAGAATCTGCAATTGAGAGGCCGTTTAGAAGGACGCAAAGTGGTACCGTATTATACTCGAGCAGAAATTGAGAATGAATCAGCATCACTGAAAGGGCGTGAGCTTGTATGGGTCAACGATCAAGTTGAATTATTCTTTCTCCAGATTCAAGGTTCAGGCCGTATCATTCTCGAAAATGGAGAAATTCTCAGAGTGGGTTATGCCGATCAGAATGGCCATCCCTATCAATCAATCGGAAAACTCCTGGTTCAGCGTGGTGAACTTCCCTTAGAAAATGCTTCCATGCAGGGAATCAAGCAGTGGGGACAGCAAAATCCTGACAAACTCACTCAATTACTGCATCAAAATTCACGCTATATCTTTTTTCGAGAGCTCCCTAACAACTTGTCTGGCCCAATTGGTGCATTGGGTATACCACTCACTGCGGGTAGAAGCTTGGCTGTCGATCCCCGCGCTATACCACAAGGCGCTCCTGTTTTTCTCTCCACCACCTGGCCTAACAGCAACAAACCGCTCAATCGGTTGATGGTAGCCCAGGATGCGGGTAGTGCGATAAAAGGTGGAGTACGTGCTGATTTCTTCTGGGGATTCGGCCCGGAAGCAGCAAGCCAGGCCGGAAAAATGAAGCAAAAAGGAAAAATGTGGGTACTGTTACCCAAAAACTATTCCTCACAACTTCAGGCTCAAAAATAA
- a CDS encoding DsbC family protein: MRLHHFCMFLLLSFIFNYAFADEAQLKKMLQTHFPGSEIESVRKTPYMGLYEVVVGGEILYTDEKAAYFFVGHIVDTKTRVSLTSERMQELRDARRIALDTLPLDLAIKAVKGNGKRTLIVYSDPHCPYCKKLEAELAKVNDATIYTLLYPILKNSMQTATAIWCSADRLKAWDDFMLQGIAPTGKDCETPLNTLLQSGQKNKVNGTPTLIFADGSVVSGMIPAEEIERRLDDAGKK; this comes from the coding sequence ATGCGTTTACATCATTTTTGTATGTTTCTGCTGTTAAGCTTTATTTTCAATTATGCCTTCGCTGATGAAGCGCAGCTCAAAAAAATGCTCCAAACACATTTCCCGGGTAGCGAGATCGAAAGTGTTCGTAAAACCCCTTATATGGGTTTGTATGAGGTTGTGGTTGGTGGAGAAATCCTCTACACAGACGAGAAGGCAGCATATTTTTTCGTGGGACATATCGTCGATACTAAAACGCGAGTAAGTTTGACCAGCGAACGCATGCAGGAGCTCAGAGATGCACGACGAATAGCACTGGATACTTTACCATTGGATCTAGCGATCAAGGCGGTTAAGGGAAATGGAAAGCGCACGCTGATCGTTTATTCTGATCCACATTGCCCTTATTGCAAAAAATTGGAAGCAGAACTTGCTAAGGTAAACGATGCTACCATTTACACACTGCTTTATCCTATCTTAAAAAACTCAATGCAAACAGCAACAGCGATTTGGTGTTCGGCTGACCGGCTAAAGGCCTGGGATGATTTTATGCTACAAGGGATTGCGCCCACAGGGAAAGACTGCGAAACGCCGTTGAATACATTGCTTCAATCAGGACAGAAAAATAAAGTAAACGGAACACCCACGCTTATCTTTGCTGATGGATCAGTTGTATCCGGCATGATTCCAGCAGAAGAGATTGAGAGAAGACTCGATGACGCGGGAAAAAAATAG
- a CDS encoding UbiH/UbiF family hydroxylase, with product MKFDIVVIGGGLVGASLVVALKGSGLKIALIESRLPAPLPNDTSWDSRVYAISPGSAAFLQKLGLWQQVEDARITPVYEMKVFGDDGAARLDFSAYASGLSELAFIAENRQLQTAVWKALTSIADESVTVFCPAQCISLVWHESRVDIQLADGRLLQAALVIGADGVNSWVRKQAKIEVTQHAYHQIGMVANFSAEISHFNTAYQWFRRDGVLALLPLPDKRVSMVWSANESQASKLRDLSDEALCCQVAEAANHILGKFQLVTEPVGFPLNFVHVKALAKPRLVLIGDAAHGIHPLAGQGVNLGLRDARELAAILMNRGLQSDCGDFMLLRRYERARKEDILAMEFVTDGLQKLFSSPDPILIRLRNLGFEITNRFPLLKNRLMQHALS from the coding sequence ATGAAATTCGATATTGTTGTGATCGGTGGTGGCTTGGTGGGTGCAAGTCTAGTCGTGGCACTTAAAGGAAGCGGCTTGAAAATAGCGCTGATTGAATCGCGCTTGCCTGCTCCATTGCCAAATGATACGAGCTGGGATAGCAGAGTTTATGCTATCAGCCCAGGTAGTGCTGCTTTTCTGCAAAAGCTAGGCTTGTGGCAACAAGTAGAAGATGCACGCATTACACCGGTGTACGAGATGAAGGTGTTCGGCGATGACGGCGCAGCGAGGCTTGATTTTAGTGCTTATGCAAGTGGATTATCTGAGCTGGCGTTTATCGCTGAAAATCGGCAATTACAAACTGCTGTTTGGAAGGCACTTACCAGTATAGCTGATGAGAGTGTGACAGTTTTCTGCCCCGCCCAGTGTATTTCGCTTGTATGGCATGAGTCCCGAGTTGATATACAGCTGGCAGATGGCCGCTTGCTACAAGCTGCTTTAGTCATAGGTGCCGATGGTGTTAATTCATGGGTAAGGAAGCAAGCAAAAATTGAGGTAACACAGCATGCCTATCACCAAATAGGTATGGTAGCCAATTTTAGCGCTGAAATTTCTCATTTTAACACGGCATATCAGTGGTTCCGGCGAGATGGTGTGTTAGCATTATTACCATTGCCTGATAAACGGGTATCCATGGTGTGGTCAGCAAATGAATCTCAGGCTAGCAAGTTACGCGACTTATCCGATGAAGCATTATGCTGCCAGGTAGCGGAAGCTGCCAACCATATACTTGGAAAATTCCAGTTGGTGACTGAGCCAGTAGGTTTTCCGCTGAATTTTGTACATGTCAAAGCACTAGCAAAACCACGGCTAGTTTTAATTGGTGATGCTGCACATGGGATTCATCCGCTAGCAGGGCAAGGCGTCAATCTAGGCTTGCGTGATGCACGTGAATTAGCTGCCATTCTAATGAATCGAGGCTTGCAATCAGATTGTGGCGACTTTATGTTATTGCGCCGCTATGAGCGAGCACGTAAGGAAGATATTCTTGCGATGGAATTTGTAACCGATGGTCTACAAAAATTATTTAGCAGTCCAGACCCTATATTGATTCGTTTACGAAACCTGGGGTTTGAAATTACCAATCGTTTTCCCTTATTAAAAAACAGACTGATGCAGCATGCACTCAGTTAA
- the murJ gene encoding murein biosynthesis integral membrane protein MurJ → MNLLRALAAVSSMTLISRILGFLRDVLIARIFGAGMASDAFFVAFRIPNLLRRLFAEGAFSQAFVPILAEYKNRRTENETRELIDHVATLLGIALFIVTLAGVLAAPLIIYISAPGFSADQEKFVLTIELLRITFPYILFISFVALAGGILNTYSKFSVPAFTPVLLNLSFIGCAIWLAPLLDPPVLALAWAVFLGGILQLAFQIPFLIRLKRIPRFHLKSKDTGAWRVLKLMGPAVFGVSIGQISMLINTIFASLLVTGSVSWLYYADRLMEFPAGLLGVALGTILLPSLSRHYASHDNERYSHLLDWGLRLTFLLTLPAAVALALLATPLIATLFYHGAFTAEDVWMTRQALIAYSIGLLGLILVKVLAPGFYARQNIKTPVKIAVITLVATQLMNLAFIFPLEHAGLALAIGLGACLNAGLLYYKLRHHGIYQPQPGWAIFLLKILTALVVMSGTLWFATGSDLSWLQNTAMERALRLAQVVLLGAASYFTALWLLGFRLRDFARQGEE, encoded by the coding sequence TTGAATCTACTTAGAGCACTTGCCGCAGTCAGCAGCATGACATTAATTTCACGCATCCTAGGATTCTTGCGTGACGTACTCATCGCCAGAATCTTTGGTGCTGGGATGGCAAGCGACGCTTTCTTTGTTGCATTTCGTATTCCCAATCTGTTACGTCGACTATTTGCAGAAGGCGCCTTTTCACAAGCATTTGTTCCTATTCTTGCTGAATATAAAAACCGCCGTACGGAAAATGAAACACGCGAACTGATTGATCATGTGGCGACATTATTGGGAATTGCACTATTTATAGTAACGCTGGCCGGGGTGTTGGCTGCACCACTCATCATTTATATCAGTGCCCCAGGATTCTCAGCCGATCAGGAAAAATTCGTGTTAACCATCGAACTACTGCGCATTACTTTTCCTTATATTTTGTTTATCTCTTTTGTCGCGCTGGCAGGAGGAATCCTTAATACCTATAGTAAATTTTCAGTGCCAGCATTTACGCCGGTTTTATTGAATTTATCGTTCATCGGCTGTGCGATTTGGCTTGCACCTCTACTTGATCCTCCCGTCCTTGCCCTTGCTTGGGCAGTATTCCTCGGTGGCATACTGCAGCTTGCATTTCAAATCCCGTTCTTGATACGCCTCAAACGAATACCCCGTTTTCATCTGAAATCAAAGGATACCGGCGCGTGGCGCGTGCTCAAACTAATGGGGCCAGCGGTTTTTGGGGTATCTATCGGACAGATCAGTATGCTGATCAACACCATTTTTGCTTCATTGCTAGTGACAGGTAGCGTTTCCTGGCTTTACTATGCTGATCGGTTAATGGAATTTCCGGCAGGCCTTCTTGGTGTCGCACTGGGAACCATCTTGTTACCCTCCTTATCGCGCCATTACGCGAGCCATGATAACGAGAGATACTCTCACCTGCTGGATTGGGGTTTACGATTGACTTTTCTGCTGACATTACCGGCAGCCGTAGCATTGGCATTGCTCGCTACGCCGCTTATTGCCACGCTTTTTTATCATGGCGCTTTTACAGCGGAAGATGTCTGGATGACCCGTCAAGCACTTATCGCCTACAGCATCGGCTTACTTGGGCTCATTCTGGTAAAAGTGCTGGCTCCCGGTTTTTATGCCCGACAAAATATCAAAACTCCTGTCAAAATTGCCGTCATCACACTCGTTGCAACTCAATTAATGAATCTTGCTTTTATCTTTCCATTGGAGCATGCTGGATTAGCGTTGGCGATCGGCCTAGGTGCTTGCCTTAATGCAGGATTACTCTACTATAAATTACGCCATCATGGCATTTATCAGCCGCAACCCGGTTGGGCAATATTCTTACTGAAAATTTTAACAGCACTAGTTGTCATGAGCGGCACTCTCTGGTTTGCGACAGGTAGCGATCTATCCTGGTTACAAAATACTGCAATGGAGCGCGCACTACGCTTGGCCCAAGTTGTCCTCCTAGGCGCTGCTTCCTATTTCACTGCCTTATGGCTATTAGGTTTCCGCCTGCGTGATTTTGCTCGACAAGGAGAAGAATAA
- the folE2 gene encoding GTP cyclohydrolase FolE2, which produces MNKQTDFSIADVQSSLDTRRIAIDRVGIKAIRHPVKVADKDGGVQHTVAVFNMYVNLPHNFKGTHMSRFVEILNSHEREISVESFEGILRAMVTRLESDSGHIEMTFPYFVNKSAPISGVQSLLDYEVTFIGEIKQNHYAFTMKVIVPVTSLCPCSKKISEYGAHNQRSHVTVSVRTNSFVWIEDMIKVAEENASCELYGLLKRPDEKYVTERAYDNPKFVEDLVRDIAEVLNSDDRIDAYVVESENFESIHNHSAYALIERDKCNELPHT; this is translated from the coding sequence ATGAACAAACAAACTGATTTTTCGATTGCTGATGTACAAAGTTCGTTGGATACCCGGCGTATTGCAATCGACAGAGTGGGTATTAAAGCCATTCGTCATCCAGTCAAAGTAGCCGATAAAGATGGTGGGGTGCAGCATACCGTTGCAGTATTCAACATGTATGTGAATTTACCGCATAATTTCAAGGGTACGCACATGTCTCGATTTGTCGAGATACTGAATAGCCACGAACGTGAGATTTCCGTTGAGTCATTTGAGGGAATCTTGCGGGCTATGGTAACCAGGCTAGAATCTGATTCTGGACATATTGAAATGACCTTTCCTTACTTCGTTAACAAATCAGCTCCCATCTCTGGTGTGCAAAGTTTGTTGGATTATGAAGTCACTTTTATTGGTGAAATCAAACAGAATCACTATGCATTCACTATGAAAGTGATCGTTCCTGTAACTAGCCTTTGCCCCTGCTCCAAGAAAATTTCAGAGTATGGCGCACACAATCAACGCTCTCATGTAACCGTTTCAGTACGTACCAATAGTTTTGTCTGGATTGAAGATATGATTAAAGTAGCCGAAGAGAATGCTTCTTGTGAACTTTACGGTCTGCTCAAGCGTCCAGACGAAAAATATGTCACTGAAAGAGCCTATGACAATCCCAAATTTGTCGAAGACCTTGTACGTGATATAGCAGAAGTGCTGAATAGTGATGATCGTATTGATGCCTATGTGGTGGAATCAGAGAATTTCGAGTCCATTCATAATCATTCTGCTTATGCACTGATCGAACGGGATAAATGCAACGAGTTGCCCCATACTTAA
- the dxs gene encoding 1-deoxy-D-xylulose-5-phosphate synthase, giving the protein MYPLLDRVNTPTDLRKLERKQLPQFADELRQFLVESVAKTGGHLSSNLGTVELTIALHYIFNTPCDRLVWDVGHQTYAHKILTGRREGMAKLRMHGGIAGFPRRDESVYDAFGTAHSSTSISAALGMAVAAQLGGIKRRTIAVIGDGAMSAGMAFEALNNAGVMDANLLVILNDNDMSISPPVGALNNYLAKLMSGRFYATARRAGERVLGVMPPVLELARRAEEHVKGMMTPGTLFEEFGFNYIGPIDGHDLDVLLTTLSNIKHLDGPQFLHVVTRKGAGYQPAEEDPILYHGVGKFEPTQGIVSKSGSNPTYTQIFGDWLCDMAAIDPRLIGVTPAMREGSGLVRFSREYPNRYFDVGIAEQHAVTFAAGAACDGLKPVVAIYSTFLQRAYDQLIHDVAIQNLPVVFAIDRAGLVGADGPTHAGSFDLSYLRCIPNMTVMTPADENECRQMLYTAYQMNTPTAVRYPRGTGVGVKIQKEMQVLPLGRGEIRRKGSKIALLAFGSMLAPSLEAAEELDATVANMRFVKPLDEDLVLALAATHELLVTIEENTIMGGAGSAVMESLANKRMVVKLLQLGLPDLFLDQGDPTQMLVDCGLDKMGVISSIRARLSE; this is encoded by the coding sequence ATGTACCCATTACTTGACCGTGTTAACACTCCTACCGACTTAAGAAAGCTGGAGCGTAAACAACTACCACAATTTGCTGATGAGCTACGTCAATTTCTGGTTGAATCCGTGGCAAAAACTGGCGGGCACTTGTCGTCGAATCTTGGTACTGTCGAATTAACCATTGCGCTGCACTATATCTTCAATACGCCCTGTGACCGACTGGTATGGGATGTAGGTCATCAAACCTATGCTCATAAGATATTGACTGGCCGGCGTGAAGGAATGGCTAAATTGCGCATGCACGGCGGTATTGCGGGATTTCCGCGACGGGATGAGAGTGTATATGATGCCTTTGGTACAGCCCATTCGAGCACATCTATCAGTGCGGCTTTAGGGATGGCAGTGGCCGCACAACTAGGAGGTATCAAACGGCGCACGATTGCTGTGATTGGCGACGGGGCCATGAGTGCCGGTATGGCATTTGAAGCGTTGAATAATGCTGGCGTAATGGATGCTAATTTGCTGGTGATATTGAACGATAATGATATGTCCATTTCTCCTCCAGTCGGGGCGCTCAATAATTATTTAGCCAAGCTGATGTCTGGTAGATTTTATGCAACAGCTCGTCGTGCCGGTGAGAGGGTATTGGGCGTAATGCCACCCGTTCTGGAGTTGGCTAGGCGTGCCGAAGAGCATGTAAAAGGAATGATGACTCCTGGTACATTGTTCGAAGAGTTTGGCTTCAACTATATCGGGCCAATTGATGGGCATGATCTGGATGTGCTGCTTACGACGCTGAGCAATATCAAACATCTGGATGGGCCCCAGTTTCTACATGTTGTGACGCGTAAGGGTGCTGGCTATCAGCCGGCTGAAGAGGATCCGATTTTGTATCATGGTGTGGGGAAATTTGAGCCAACCCAGGGCATTGTTTCCAAATCCGGTAGTAACCCAACTTATACACAAATCTTTGGCGACTGGTTGTGTGATATGGCGGCCATAGATCCACGCTTGATTGGTGTTACACCTGCGATGCGCGAAGGATCGGGTTTGGTCAGATTTTCCCGGGAATATCCGAATCGCTATTTCGATGTAGGAATTGCTGAGCAACATGCGGTGACTTTTGCTGCTGGTGCGGCATGTGATGGGTTGAAGCCGGTGGTGGCTATTTATTCAACTTTTTTACAACGCGCTTATGACCAGTTGATTCACGACGTGGCCATTCAAAATTTACCCGTGGTTTTTGCCATTGATCGCGCGGGATTAGTGGGAGCTGATGGACCTACCCATGCAGGTAGCTTTGATCTAAGCTATTTGCGCTGCATTCCGAATATGACGGTAATGACGCCTGCCGATGAAAATGAATGCCGTCAAATGCTTTACACTGCTTACCAGATGAACACACCGACAGCGGTGCGTTATCCACGTGGGACAGGCGTTGGCGTAAAGATACAAAAAGAGATGCAGGTATTACCACTAGGTCGTGGAGAGATTCGCCGGAAAGGTAGCAAAATCGCTTTGCTTGCTTTTGGCAGCATGCTGGCCCCTTCTCTGGAGGCAGCGGAGGAATTGGATGCTACCGTTGCGAATATGCGGTTTGTCAAACCATTGGATGAAGATTTGGTGCTAGCGTTAGCGGCTACCCATGAATTGCTGGTCACGATTGAAGAAAATACCATTATGGGTGGAGCGGGTAGTGCTGTGATGGAATCACTGGCAAACAAAAGAATGGTCGTTAAGCTGCTTCAGTTAGGCTTGCCAGATCTTTTCCTTGATCAGGGAGATCCTACACAAATGTTGGTTGATTGCGGCTTAGACAAAATGGGTGTCATTAGCTCCATCCGTGCTAGGCTATCCGAATAA
- a CDS encoding polyprenyl synthetase family protein → MNADFQGWVKSHQLQIESYLQNHLPAENHAPKRLHEAMRYAVLGGGKRIRPLLSFAAGELNGADETRAIVVAAAVELIHVYSLVHDDLPCMDDDTLRRGKPTCHMKYDEPTALLVGDSLQSLAFQLMAEFSLAENPKKQLEMIKQLAQAAGSRGMAGGQAIDLESVGKMLTLPELEFMHIHKTGALIRAAVMLGAYCGDKLSEEQLDRLDHFAKCIGLAFQVVDDVLDAEATTAALGKTAGKDAEQNKPTYVSILGVKQARELAKALQHDAYQALEHLGKSTHRLLQVTDFIVQREF, encoded by the coding sequence ATGAACGCTGATTTCCAGGGCTGGGTTAAAAGCCATCAGTTACAAATAGAGTCTTACCTACAAAATCACCTTCCCGCGGAAAATCATGCGCCGAAGCGCTTGCACGAGGCGATGCGCTATGCGGTACTTGGTGGAGGGAAGAGAATTCGTCCATTGCTTTCTTTTGCCGCTGGAGAATTGAACGGAGCAGATGAAACGCGCGCCATCGTTGTAGCTGCAGCGGTAGAATTGATCCATGTCTACTCGTTAGTTCACGATGATCTGCCTTGTATGGATGATGATACGTTGCGGCGCGGTAAACCTACTTGCCATATGAAATATGACGAACCAACTGCATTATTAGTAGGAGATAGTCTGCAAAGTTTGGCTTTTCAGTTAATGGCTGAATTCAGTTTGGCAGAGAACCCAAAAAAGCAGCTGGAAATGATCAAGCAACTTGCCCAAGCAGCTGGATCACGGGGAATGGCCGGTGGGCAGGCGATTGATCTCGAAAGTGTAGGCAAGATGCTGACTTTGCCAGAGCTTGAATTTATGCATATCCATAAGACTGGGGCTCTTATACGTGCAGCAGTCATGCTGGGGGCGTATTGTGGCGATAAATTAAGCGAAGAACAACTGGATCGTTTGGATCATTTCGCTAAATGTATCGGTCTTGCGTTTCAGGTAGTAGACGATGTGCTTGATGCCGAAGCAACGACTGCAGCATTGGGCAAAACTGCAGGTAAGGATGCCGAGCAAAACAAGCCAACCTATGTCAGTATTTTAGGAGTGAAGCAGGCTCGTGAACTGGCTAAAGCGCTGCAGCATGATGCCTATCAGGCACTTGAACATCTGGGGAAATCTACTCATCGATTATTGCAAGTAACAGATTTCATTGTTCAGCGTGAGTTCTAA
- a CDS encoding exodeoxyribonuclease VII small subunit: protein MKNKSNKAVMTASPPQPDSFEAASTELEAIVVAMEAGKMTLEASLSAYKRGVELLHYCQTTLQNAQQQIRVLEADMLKDFSTSGIDER from the coding sequence ATGAAAAATAAATCCAACAAAGCAGTTATGACAGCATCCCCACCACAGCCAGATAGTTTTGAAGCAGCATCAACCGAGCTAGAAGCCATTGTCGTCGCAATGGAAGCAGGGAAAATGACATTGGAAGCTTCGCTTTCAGCTTATAAGCGGGGAGTGGAGCTATTGCATTACTGTCAGACTACGTTGCAAAATGCGCAGCAACAAATACGTGTTCTTGAGGCAGACATGCTGAAAGATTTTTCTACATCAGGTATCGATGAACGCTGA